AAAAAAACTTATCGTTCATTTCTTTGACAAAAACCACATCATAAGAGATTAATATGGCAAGACTATCATTAGTTATAAAATCATTGTAGCTTAAATTCCTTTTATAGCTGCCTCGTAAAATATTTTGACAACCATCAAGTTCTTTATCTGTTATAAATTCTATCACACCATCGTATTTGAGGTGCCTGTAATTTATGTTACTGTAATCACTTGCCGATATTTCTCTTATACATGCTTGTTCAACGAAAGGTAGTTTTTTTAATCCCCATTGAACTGGATATAATGTAAATAGCCATACATACATTCTAATAATGATGATAATCGGAAATGCAAATATCAAGGAATGTCTAAAATCCTTTCGAACGATGCATCCAAAGAAGGCTATAATTAGCATAAGAAGCAATACAATGACTACCATCCTATTTCAATTCTAATTGTTTATAATGGGATGCAGCTTGCCGCCGTTAGGCGGTATAGGTGCTTGTTAGCTACGTTCTTTATTGTTCCATTTTCCGTTTTACAATATCAACAAATTCATCTTTAGTCATGAACTTATTTAGGAAATCTTCCAATGTTCCTTCGTTAGTAACCTCTGTAAAAAACACTTCATGGTCTGTACTCCACACTATTGGATTGTCTGGATTAAGGTCTGATAAACAGATGTAATGATAATTGGGATAACTTTCTGTACAAAGCAATCCAACAAAGTCAGGAGTAGTACAGTTTGAATGTTGAATGATTTCGTCCAAATCTGTATCATCATCTGAAAACCAATCATTCCAATCTTCAAAATCTTTCGTGCCTTTTTGAAATGGAGTAAATGGTTTTGCTACCCAAAAAAATTGTCCACGAGGTTCTTCATTTAATGTATAGTAGGTATCTACCATTTTCTTATAAAATGCCTCTTTATCAGAATTGAACAATTCCATATTTTCATCTACCCAATTACCTAAACCCATTATAGGCTCTGTATCTTCGGCAGATAGCCAAGGTGTATCTTCCGGCTTTTGATACAAAGCAGTATTAAAAGTTATGGCACACAAGTCGTCTTGTAAAGACATTCCTTTTACATTGGCGATATTACCGCCTAATTGCTTTATTCGGTTTATGATTTCCTGTTTCATGACTCTTATTCATTTGTAGCTAATTTGTTTATAAATACACCTGTAGGTATAGGATATTTCGATAACCGACACCTGGCAGGTGTGTTTCCTGATCTCTATTAGTAACTTTAATCACCCGTAATTCTTATCTTAGATATATTGGTGGTATTTATACAATTTACTATGTGCTCAATCTCCTTACCATAAGGAGATTTTTTTCCAATTTCTTTTAACTCATTAATGAAAGATACTAATTCTGTTCCCGAAAGTTCTACATCAGTTAAATAATAGTCTTGTACACGGAATATAGTTCGAAATCGCCCTTTATCTAAATGTGCAAGATTAAACAGCCAATAATGTAAGTTTTCACTAATTTCAGACACATCCGTGCTTGTTCCGTCTTTATTATAAATTGAAATATCTAAGCCCATATAAGAATTATTAAATTGTTACTAATGTATTGATAACAACACCTGTCAGGCATCGGACATTCCGCTAACCCACACCATGCAGGGCGTATATCTGACCTCCATGCCCCCAAAGGTACGAAAAGAATCGAAGAAACAAACCGAATGGTTTGGAAAAGTCGCAAAATTTAATGAAGAAATTAAAAAGAAGTTGTTCGCATTTATTTGCCAAGTTTACATTCACGTAATTACAGAATAAGCTAAAATATAACACCGTTCATCAAACGGTGAAAAAACAAAGTAGAAACACACACCACATTACGTGCCGATACTTGTTAGGATTGAACTGATAGCTTCATAAAAGGAATTAAATAGGCTATCCGACTTGGGACATTCAAATAATTGCAGTTACCCCTTCCATCAAAGGTAAATCCCAATCCTGTTTGCCAGCCGCATTTATTTCTTTTTTCAGGAGAATTTTCTTTATGGCTGACGCCATGAAAATTCACCTGAAAAAAATGCGGCGGCAAACGGATTGGAATTAAGTGAAAGATTACAGGGATTAACTGCGACCGACGTGACGCATAGCCGTAAATTAATAAAGGCGGCTATCCTTTTATTTCATAATGTGGCCCATAGGTACTGCGAAAATCCACATTTCACACAGCTAAACATTGTTTGCTTAATCCAATCCCCAAATAAGACAGGGATTTCAACTCCCTCCGATCTGCATAGTTCCGTAGCCTCGTTATGCGTCACACTACATCTTTATCCGCTTCTTTTCTTCCCATTCTCTTAGAATTTCCTATTCCTTCGTCCCCTTCGGTCTGACATTTGATGACATCTGATGACATATAATGACACCTGATTGCAAATCAGCCATTTATCAAAATTATCGCTTTACATTTGGACTGTGAAACAAATCAAGTAGTCACCCAAAACAAAAGATTATGGCACAAGAAAACAGTCCAAACAAGGAAAAAAAGCAAGGCCGGACAAAGAAACCGGAAAAGCCTTATGTAGAACAAATCAACGAGCTTCTGTTGGTACACAACAAGAACGACCCCAAGGAAGGCTTGGGAGTGGTCAGCGAAGTGGATGAGAAAGGCAATTACCAGACGGTTGCACCGGAAGAGAAGAATGAAAACTCATTCCTGAAATTTGACAAGAATTCGAGCATCCTCGAAAACTTTATCAAGAACTTCTGGAGCCAACTGAAGGAACCTACCCATTTCAGGCTGCTCCGCATGACCTTCAATGATTACAAACAGAACAAACAGGCGCTTAAAGACCTGGCCGAAGGTAAGAAAACAGATGCGGTAAAGGAATTCCTGAAACGCTACGAAATCGTACCGAAGGCAAACAATCAGAAAAACAGTCAAACAAAAGAGGAAGAAATAACAATGGCAAAGGAACAGGAACAGACAACACAGGCGCAGCCTGAACAGGTATCACAGGTGGAAGCAGCCGCACAGGGACGTGAACAGCAGGAACCGCAACGCCAGCAGACACCCACGTACCGTTACAACGAGAATATGATCAACTGGGAAGAACTGGACAAATTCGGTATATCCAAGGAAATGCTGGAACAGTCCGGACAGCTTGATGGCATGTTGAAAGGATACAAGACTAATAAGACCATGCCACTGACACTCAACATACCCGGAGTGCTGACAGCCAAACTGGACGCACGTCTTTCATTTATATCCAACGGAGGCCAGGTCATGCTGGGTATTCATGGTATCAGAAAGGAGCCGGAGTTGGACCGTCCTTATTTCGGGCATATCTTCACGGATGAGGACAAAAAGAACCTGCGAGAGTGCGGAAACATGGGACGCGTGGCTGACCTTAACCTCCGCGGCGACATTACAGAACCGTGTCTGATTTCCATTGACAAGAATACCAATGAACTGGTAGCCGTCCGACAGGAACATGTCTATATCCCGAATGAAATCAAAGGTGTAACTCTGACTCCGGATGAAATCCAAAAACTGAAAAACGGTGAACAAGTATTCGTGGACGGTATGAAATCCAATCAAGGCAAGGAATTCAACGCAACTCTGCAATACAGCGCGGAAAGGAGAGGAATCGAATTTATTTTTCCCAAAAATCAGGAATTCAACCAACAGACTCTGGGTGGTGTCCCACTTTCGCCCATGCAGATTAAAGCCTTGAACGAAGGTCATACTATCCTTGTGGAGGATATGAAACGAAAGAATGGTGAACTGTTCTCATCTTTCGTTACTTTGGACAAGGTAACAAGCGGTCTTCAATATACGCGCCACAATCCGGAAACGGGAGAAATCTACATTCCGAAGGAAATATGTTCCGTACAGCTAACTCCGGAGGATAAGGAGGCGTTGCGTAAAGGCCAGCCAATCTATCTTAAGGATATGATCAACCGCAAAGGTGAGGAATTCTCGTCATTCGTAAGGCTGGACCTGGCAAGCGGAAGACCGCAATATTCAAGAACCCCGGACGGTTTCAACGAGCGACAGGCACCTACCATTCCGGCAGAAGTTTACGGACATCTGTTTTCGGCGCAGGAAAGGGCAAACCTACAAGACGGCAAGACCATTCTCGTAACGGGTATGAAAGGTCCCAACGGAAAGCAGTTCGACTCATATCTGAAAGTCAATGCCAATACCGGTCAATTGCAATATTTCCAGGAAAATCCGGATGTCCGCCGCAACACCTCACAGCGCGCTTCCCAGACAGACAATACCCAGCAGCAAGAGCAGAAGAAAGGAACAAAACAGGCTGTCTGACCTGAACAGAGTTCAAATCAATCATATATCAACTACTAAAAGAAAAGAACATGAACAAGAACAATCTTCATATCTACAAAGCTGAACAAATCAATTGGAAGAATTTGGAATCGGTAGGTATCAGCAAAACCCAAATAGAAAAGGACGGAAACCTGGACCTACTCCTCCAAGGGAAGGAAACCCGTGTCATGCCCATTAAGATCAAGACGCCCGTATTCTCACTGACCATGGATGCTACTCTCAGTCTGACAAAAGGCGAGAACGGAAATCCGATCATTTGCATAAACGGTATCAGTCCTTCAGGTGAATAAGAAGTCATAATGTATCATTTTCTCTTTCCATACGGTAAGCCTGTATGGGAAGAGATTAAAAAAACAGAATTTATCATGATTGCCATATTAACAGACAAACCAAGTGTAGGAAAAGAAATCGGACGAATCATCGGTGCGACCAAAGTTAAAAACGGATATGTGGAAGGAAACGGCTACATGGTAACATGGACTTTCGGAAACATGCTGTCACTGGCCATGCCGAAGGACTACGGAATCCAAAGGCTGGAACGGGATGACTTCCCGTTCATACCTTCGGAATTCGGACTGATGGTACGGCATATACGCACCAATAACGGATGGATACCGGACATTGATGCCGTACTTCAACTTAAAGTGATTGAAAAGGTATTCCAAAACTGCGACACCATCATTGCGGCTACAGATGCCAGCCGTGACGGGGAAATGACATTCCGCTATGTATATCAGTACCTGAACTGCACACAACCATGTTTCCGCCTTTGGATTTCCTCCCTGACAGACGAGTCTGTCCGCAAAGGCATGGAAGAACTGAAACCTGACAGTTTCTATGACAGTCTGTTCCTGGCTGCCGACAGCCGCAACAAGGCGGACTGGATTCTCGGAGTCAACGCCTGCTACGCCATGTGCAAAGCAACGGGACTTGGCAACAATTCTCTCGGACGGGTACAGACACCGGTACTGGCAGCCATCTGCCGACGTTACCGTGAAAGAGAGAACCATATTTCCTCTGACAGCTGGCCCATCTATATCAGTCTGCAAAAGGAGGGTATCCTCTTCAAGATGCGCCGTACGCAGGATATTTTGAACAAGGAATCTGCGGTAATGTTCTTTCAAGACTGCAAGCTGGCGCAGAAGGCGCAGATAACCAATGTCAGTCATAGTATCAGGGAAGTACTATCGCCGGAACTGCTTGACCTGACGCAACTGCAAAAGGAAGCCAGCATCCGTTACGGTCTTACCGCTCCTGAAGTGTACGACATTGCCCAGTCCCTTTATGAGAAGAAACTGATTTCCTATCCCAGGACTTCCAGCCGTTATCTGACAGAAGATGTATTCGACTCTCTTCCACCGATTATGACGCGTCTACTTTCATGGGAGCTGTTCCCTGTCTCTGAGAAAACTTCAAGTATTGACATTTATACGTTACCCCGCCATGTAATAAACGCAAAAAAAGTCAATGTGCATCATGCCATTATCATTACAGGTATCCACCCCGGGAATTTGTCCGAGAAGGAAATGCTGGTTTATAGACTTATAGCCGGAAGAATGCTCGAAGCATTCATGCCTCCATGTCGTATAGAAACGACAAGCGTAGAAGCCATATGCGCGGCACAGAAATTCAAGGCCGAACATACACGGGTCATCGAAGCCGGCTGGCATGACGTGTTCATGCGTTCCGATACAGTTTCACAATCGGGTTTCTCCGTCAATGAGCTTCCCTGGCTGGATAAAGGTGATACCCTGAAAGTATGCGGATGCAATCTGGTCCACAAAAAACAACTGCCGGTAAGTCCGTTCATGGATGCGGAACTGGTGGAATATATGGAACAAAACGGGTTAGGCACGGTATCTTCACGTACCAATATCATACGTACACTGATCAATCGCAAGTATATCCGCTATTCCGGAAAATATATTATACCGACGCCGAAGGGCATGTTCACCTATGAAACCATCCGTGGAAAGAAAATAGCAGACACTTCACTCACCACTGACTGGGAAAAGCAATTTGCTGAACTTGAAAACGGAATGACAACCGGACAGGAATTTCTGGATAGGATCAAAGTTCTCGCCAAGGAAATGACCGATGACATTTTCAACACTTATTCCCAAAGGAAAGAGTAACATTCATACTGAAACAACCAACAGAATGCAAGCCGGAAGGTCTGCATTTTTTGTATTTGTACAGGAAAGATCTGTTTTTCCGCTTTTAGGCGGCAAAGGTCTTGGATTGCCTGCCTTTTGCTGCAAGGCTGCCCTTTCGGGCTTGGCTGGCCAGGAAAAAATCATCCTCGCTTCGCTCCGGTATTTTTTCCTGCCAGGCCTTGCGCAAAAAGGCAATCCAAGAGGTCGGAGGCCTATAAAATCGGGAAAACATATCCCGATGGGATTATTCATTCATAAAATTAAAGATTATGAAATTACTGAACATTGAAAAAATTGGCAGATATGCAATGGCGATATTCCTGATTACGGGAACATGTCTGCTGACAAGCAAAGGGATTGGCCTCATGGGAATGATTATGCTGTTGTTGCTCACGGGAGAGTTCATCGGTTTCCTGTTCAAGACACTGGCTTCCATTATCAGGATGCTCCTCTTGTCCATTGTGATATTACTCGTCGCATAACCATCAAACAGAATAATATATGGAAACAGTTTTTTTCACTCCACAAGCACCAGTCATGCCGGTGGCATGGCCACAGAGCGAACGCATCAGACCGGTCAAAAGACGGTTGCCCAATACGGTTGATGAACCCAAAAACATCGGATATTATCTGGAACCGCTGCGTGGTATAGCTGGCAGACCGGACAGAGAGAATGTTCTGAAAGAATTCTTCAAGGAAACTTATGTATAACCATAAAACTTTTCAATTATGTTTTTTCAATCAATTTATCAGATGATTACAGCAGGTACGGATCTGAATATCAATATCCGTAAAGTGGACAACAGCCTGAGCGTGGCAGTCATGCCCCGGCGGAACAATCTGAAAGAGGACATACGGCAGAACATGGTACCGCTGGTAGTAAACGGAACGCCTGTAGAACTGGATACGGGATTTCTACAAGCCATCATACAACCGTTACAAAAAGTACAGGGATTGCTTGCCAATGTGGAAAATTTCGAGAAACAGGCAGAAAAGGCAACGGTACAAACCAAGCCATCCAAGGCTTCAACGGTTCCGTCCGAATCAAAGGAAGTCAGGGAGAGACGGGAGAAGATGGAAAAACTCCTCAAGAAGGCCGATGATGCCGTTACCGCCAAAAGATTCTCCGAAGCGATGACCTGGCTGAAACAAGCACGGATTTTGGCTTCCACTGAAAAGCAGAAGGAGATTGATACGAAAATGCAGGAGGTGCAGAAATTGGCCTGCGAAGGCAGCCTGTTCGGTATGACAGAAGAACCGGTACCAGCCATGCCTCAGCCACAAGGCAACATGAACGTACAACCACAACCTGTTACCCGCCCGGGCATATTCCCGGAACAACAAACCCATACTATGAATCCTGAACCTGTCATGCAGCCTGCTCCACAACATATTCCACAGGAAATGCCTCAACCGGTATATGGAACGAACGGAGCATATATCCAACCTGCTCCAAACCGCCCCGTGATGCAAGGAACAGGTATGCCGCAAGGAGCTACAATGCAGCCATATTCGCAGCAGTCGGCTTACCAGCCTGAGGCGGCTCCTTATCCACAACAACAGGTACGGCAGCCGACAAACGACCATATACCGAACGGAACAGCACAGGTACAGAACGGAAACGGACGGGAATACCAGACTGCACCGGCAGCCCATGATACATTCTGCTTCGATCCGGAAGACGAAAATGACAGGGAGCTTCTAAGAGAGGACCCGTATGCGGAATATCCGGATTTTCCGGCTGAGTACCGGATGAAGGACGAGGCACAGGTAGAAATGATATACTGCTGATAT
The Phocaeicola salanitronis DSM 18170 genome window above contains:
- a CDS encoding DUF4099 domain-containing protein — encoded protein: MNKNNLHIYKAEQINWKNLESVGISKTQIEKDGNLDLLLQGKETRVMPIKIKTPVFSLTMDATLSLTKGENGNPIICINGISPSGE
- a CDS encoding DNA topoisomerase, with protein sequence MIAILTDKPSVGKEIGRIIGATKVKNGYVEGNGYMVTWTFGNMLSLAMPKDYGIQRLERDDFPFIPSEFGLMVRHIRTNNGWIPDIDAVLQLKVIEKVFQNCDTIIAATDASRDGEMTFRYVYQYLNCTQPCFRLWISSLTDESVRKGMEELKPDSFYDSLFLAADSRNKADWILGVNACYAMCKATGLGNNSLGRVQTPVLAAICRRYRERENHISSDSWPIYISLQKEGILFKMRRTQDILNKESAVMFFQDCKLAQKAQITNVSHSIREVLSPELLDLTQLQKEASIRYGLTAPEVYDIAQSLYEKKLISYPRTSSRYLTEDVFDSLPPIMTRLLSWELFPVSEKTSSIDIYTLPRHVINAKKVNVHHAIIITGIHPGNLSEKEMLVYRLIAGRMLEAFMPPCRIETTSVEAICAAQKFKAEHTRVIEAGWHDVFMRSDTVSQSGFSVNELPWLDKGDTLKVCGCNLVHKKQLPVSPFMDAELVEYMEQNGLGTVSSRTNIIRTLINRKYIRYSGKYIIPTPKGMFTYETIRGKKIADTSLTTDWEKQFAELENGMTTGQEFLDRIKVLAKEMTDDIFNTYSQRKE
- a CDS encoding DUF3945 domain-containing protein — translated: MAQENSPNKEKKQGRTKKPEKPYVEQINELLLVHNKNDPKEGLGVVSEVDEKGNYQTVAPEEKNENSFLKFDKNSSILENFIKNFWSQLKEPTHFRLLRMTFNDYKQNKQALKDLAEGKKTDAVKEFLKRYEIVPKANNQKNSQTKEEEITMAKEQEQTTQAQPEQVSQVEAAAQGREQQEPQRQQTPTYRYNENMINWEELDKFGISKEMLEQSGQLDGMLKGYKTNKTMPLTLNIPGVLTAKLDARLSFISNGGQVMLGIHGIRKEPELDRPYFGHIFTDEDKKNLRECGNMGRVADLNLRGDITEPCLISIDKNTNELVAVRQEHVYIPNEIKGVTLTPDEIQKLKNGEQVFVDGMKSNQGKEFNATLQYSAERRGIEFIFPKNQEFNQQTLGGVPLSPMQIKALNEGHTILVEDMKRKNGELFSSFVTLDKVTSGLQYTRHNPETGEIYIPKEICSVQLTPEDKEALRKGQPIYLKDMINRKGEEFSSFVRLDLASGRPQYSRTPDGFNERQAPTIPAEVYGHLFSAQERANLQDGKTILVTGMKGPNGKQFDSYLKVNANTGQLQYFQENPDVRRNTSQRASQTDNTQQQEQKKGTKQAV
- a CDS encoding PRTRC system protein E, coding for MFFQSIYQMITAGTDLNINIRKVDNSLSVAVMPRRNNLKEDIRQNMVPLVVNGTPVELDTGFLQAIIQPLQKVQGLLANVENFEKQAEKATVQTKPSKASTVPSESKEVRERREKMEKLLKKADDAVTAKRFSEAMTWLKQARILASTEKQKEIDTKMQEVQKLACEGSLFGMTEEPVPAMPQPQGNMNVQPQPVTRPGIFPEQQTHTMNPEPVMQPAPQHIPQEMPQPVYGTNGAYIQPAPNRPVMQGTGMPQGATMQPYSQQSAYQPEAAPYPQQQVRQPTNDHIPNGTAQVQNGNGREYQTAPAAHDTFCFDPEDENDRELLREDPYAEYPDFPAEYRMKDEAQVEMIYC